The sequence CGCTTCTCCGGGTTCAAACCGACCCTGGGCTACGTCCAGGAGACCTACGGCGTAGAAGTCCAGGAGGAGGTCCAGCCGACTGCCGATAGCTCCGCGCCCGCTGCTCCCGCTGAGTTCGCGGAGGGTGATGGCGGCAGCGACCCGGCCTCGGCCATGACCACCCAGCTGGCCAAGGCAATGCAGCCGGCGGTCAAGGACTGGAGCGACCAGTTGCGCTCCCTGGTCGACAGTGCCACCAGCCTCGATGACCTGCAGGCGCAGCTGCTGAAGCTCGCCCCCCAGCTGAGCCTGGACCAGTACGCGGCCGCGATGGCCACCGGTCTGCAGGCAGCGAACCTTGCAGGTCGCACTGATGTCCAGGACGATCTGGCTGCGCGAGGCAACGCCTGATGGCCACCGCCGCCAGCTACGGCAGCCTCGCCTTCAAGGAACAGATCGCTTTCTTCGAGGCCAAGAACCCCTCGGTCAACTACGCCACCGTGCGTGGTGCCGCCCACGACCAGTCCTTCGTCAGCGCCGGGGCTCATCGCGCCGACCTGGTGGCAGATCTGTTCGCGGTGGTGAACCAGGCGATCCGCGACGGCCTCACCCTGGAGGAGTTCCGCCAGGACTACTACGCCGTCCTGGACAACTACGGCTGGGAACCCGATGGCGGTCGTGCCTGGCGCGCTAAGGTGATCTACCGCACCAACTTGCGCACCAGCTACGCAGCTGGCCGCTACGCCCAGCTGCAGGCGGTGAAGGCGACTAGGCCCTACTGGGGCTACCACCACAGCGACGCCGTGGAGCACCCGCGTGAGCAGCACCTGGCCTGGGATGGTCTGAAGATCCATGCCGACAACCCTTGGTGGAAGACGCACTATCCCCCCAGCGGCTTTGGCTGCGAGTGCTACGTCACCGCCTACAGTCTTGATGAGATCCACGCCATGGGTAAGACGGGGCCTGACGAGCCGCCGGCCGAGCGCATGCGCAACATCTTCTTTCGCGGCGAGACGGTTCAGGTGCCAGAAGGCGTCGATCCGGGGTGGGACTACGCACCAGGACGTGCCGCCTTCGAGAACCAGGTGCAGCTCACCCTGGAGAAGACAGCACCACTCCCAGCGGTGCCGGCGGCGAAGATGAACAAGCAGCTGCTGGACGAGGACAGCGTCGAGACTGCCCTACAGGGCTCCTGGTCAAGCTGGGTGGATGAGGTCGCCGCCGAGCCGATCGTCCATGGCACCGCCCGCAACGTCGGTACGCTCAGCACGGAAACGGTCGCGGGTATGCAGCAGGCCGGCGCCGAGCCGCAGACCGCCCTGGTCAGCATGGACGACGTGCACCTGGTGCCGTTGGTGAAGGCCGCCCAGGCCGAGCCGCCGGATAATGCGTTGTCGACCGTGCTGACGCTGGCCGAGCTGGTGCAACTACCGCAGATCCTCGCTCAGCCCGAGGCCGTGCTCCTCGATGCTGTCAGCAGCGCCCTGATCTATGTCTTCGACACTGGGCGCGACGGCGGCAAGGTGGCGATGGTGGTCAACTATCTCCTGCAGGGCACTTCGCGGAGCAACCTGGTGCAGTCGGGCTCGGTCATTGGCGTGGAGCAGCTCGGCCAGCAACTGGCGTCCGGCCGACTGGTCCTGGTGGAGGGCACGCTATGAGCGGCGCACGCATTGAGTTTGAATTCGACCATCAGCAGGTCACCCAGGCGCTGAATGCCGGCGCGGCGGCCTTGGGGGAGCCTGAGAAGATCCTGCAGGATCTCATCGATCCTCTGATCCGCATTCACCAGGCGCGATTCAAGGCCCAGCAGTCACCTGATGGCACGCCCTGGCAAGCACTGTCGCCGCGCTACCTGACGAGCAAGCGGCGCAACAAGGACAAGATCCTGACGTCGGAGGGTTTGCTGCGGAACACACTGCGCGGCCAGGTCGACGGCGACTCGCTCCTGTTCGGTACCGATCGGCCCTATGGCGCCATCCACCAGTTCGGCGGGAAGATCGAGCGCCAGGAGCGCGCGAGTACCGTCTACTTCAAGATGGATGAGCGTACCGGCGCTGTCGGCCGGAAGTTCGTACCGAAGACGAAGAGTAACTTCGCCCAGGACGTGAAGATCGGTCCCTACACCATCGATATGCCTGCGCGCCCCTGGTTGGGTACCTCAGACGCCGACGACGGCATGCTGCTGCAACGCGTTATGTCCTTCCTGACGGCCGCAATAGTCAACTAGCGATTTTCGCCCCGTAGTGCGTCGAAGAGGCCCTCGGGGCTACCCTTGCCCGTCCTCGATACCGTTCGGGGCACTTTGGGCGTTTATAAATCGTCCGGGCGGGGTTGCCAGCATCGGCCCGAGCGTGGTTTCGTAGAAAAGCCTCTCGCACCACCCATCTGCAATTGTTGGGAAGTCAAAAAGCTTCCCTGTCCTGGCCGCCTCACTCTGGCGGCATGAACAAGCCAACCGCCACTCTCCCGATTCTCCCTGCCGGCAGTCACGTCGCTCTCGACGGTCGTCCGGTGGAATTCACCGAGGCCGCTCTGCGCGAAATCGCCGAGACCTACAATCCGGCGTTGCATGAGGCCCCGCTCGTCATTGGCCACCCGAAGCTCAATGCACCGGCCTACGGTTGGGCCAAGAGCCTCGAAGTGCGAGACGGCATGCTCTATGCCGAACCGCACCAGGTGGTCCCGGAGTTCGCCGAGGCGGCGAACCGGAAGATGTACAAGAAGCGCAGCGCATCGGTGTACCTGCCGACCACGCCCGGCAACCCTGTTCCCGGAAAGCACTACCTGCGCCATATCGGCTTCCTCGGTGCCGTCCCGCCGGCGATCAAAGGAATCCCCGACGTCGCACTCGACTTCGCCGAGGACGATGGCGCGCTGGCTGTCGAGTTCAGCGAGTCATACGCATGGTCATCGGTGGTCGACGTGCTGCGCCGGATGCGCGACTGGTTCGTCGAGCGCGAGGGCGCCGACAAGGCCGATCAGCTGATCCCGCAATGGCAGCTCTCCTCTATAGAGGAAGACCTGCGCCGCGCTCCTTCCGACCAACCCCTTGCTTCCTTCTCCGAACACTCATCCGAGAGAGGCGATGAATCCGCAGCGGCATCTGCCGCCGCTGCGGCTGAGCCTGCTGGTGCCGTCACCGATGTGGACGGCACGGCCTCGCCGGCGGCAGATGCCGAACGGGCCACCCATCAACCACAGCAGGACATGACCATGCCTGACGAAGCTGCGCTCCAGGAGCGCCAACGCCTGCTCGACGAGCGCGAGCAACAGCTGGCCACCCGCGAGGCGGAAGTGGCTCAGCAGAAAGCCCAGGAGCACCGCACTGAGGTCACCGAGTTCGCCGAAGGCCTGGTCGCCGCCGGGAAGCTACTGCCGCGCCAGAAGGCGCCGGTGATCGAGCTGCTGGTTGCGCTGCCTGCCGATACCCCGCTGGAGTTCGCCGAAGGCGATGCTCAGGTCAGCAAGCCGGCTGGTGACGTGCTGCGCGAGTTGCTCACTGCGCTGCCCAAACAGGTCGACTTCTCCGAGAAGTCCGGTGGCGACGCCGGTCTCGGTTTCGCCGACGCCAGCTCCATCGCTGCGCGAGCACAGACCTACCAAGCCGAACAGCGCGCTGCTGGCAACCACATCAGCGCGACCGAGGCTGTCGGCCATATCACCAAGGGAGCCAAGTAGCCCATGAACATCCCCGGTCTCACCACTGCCAAACGCGCCGTCGGCGCCGTCGCGCCTCGCCGCATCTGCGTCCACGGTGCTTCCGATGGCCTGGCTGCCCAGGCTGCCGACGGTACTGCGCTGCTGATCGGCATCAGCACCGATATCCCGGCCAACGACGGCCAGTCGTTCGATGTGTACCGCTCCGGCCTGGCGCCGGTTGAGTACGGCGGCAACGTCACTCGCGGTAACCCGCTCACGGCGGATTCGCTGGGGCGAGCGATCGCCGCGACCATCCCGCCCGCCGCCACCACCTACATCATCGGCTTTGCCGAGGAGAGCGGTGTGCTCGGTGACATCGGTTCCGCACTCATCGCCCCGGCCGTGCTGCCGGTTAGCGCTTAAAGGAGTCCTTCATGAGCAACGCACCGTTCCCCATTGATCCCGAGCTGACGGCGATCGCCATCGCCTATCGCAACGGCCGCATGATCGCCGACGACGTGCTGCCGCGCGTTCCTGTAGGCAAGCAGGAATTCAAGTACTGGAAGTACGACCTGGCCGATGGCTTCACCGTCCCGAACACCCTGGTGGGTCGTAAGTCCAAGCCCAACGAAGTGGAGTTCGATGCGACCGATGCGACCGCCAGTACCGAAGACCATGGTCTCGACTCGCCGGTCCCGCAGTCTGATATCGACAACGCCCCGGCCAACTACAACCCCCTGGGCCGAGCAGCCGAGCAGGTAACCAACCTGATCGTCCTCGATCGCGAGGTGCGTACCTCCGCCCTGGTGTTCAACAACAGCAGCTATGCCGCCGGCAACAAGGTCACCTTGTCCGGCACCGATCAGTGGAGTGACGCCAGCAGCAGTCCGCTGCCGGTGATCACCGACGCTCTGGATAGCCTGGTCATGCGCCCGAACATCGGCGTGTTCGGCCGGCGCACCGCTACGTTCCTGCGTCGTCACCCGAAGATCGTGAAGGCCTACAACGGCACTCTCGGCGACGACGGCATGGTGCCGCTGGCATTCCTGCAGGACCTGCTGGAGCTGGAGCAGATCCTGGTCGGCGAGGCCCGTATCAATACCGCCAAGCCTGGTCAAAACCCGGTCCTGGCTCGTGCCTGGGGGCCGCACGCTTCCTTTATCTACCGCGATCGCCTGGCCGACTCCCGCAACGGCACCACCTTCGGCTTCACCGCTCAGTGGGGCGGCCGCATCTCCGGCTCGATCCCGGACCCGAACATCGGCATGCGTGGCGGCCAGCGCGTGCGCGTCGGCGAGTCGGTGAAGGAACTGATCAGCGCCGGTGACCTGGGTTACTTCTTCGAGAACGCGGTCGCTGCCAGCTGACCCTGACCTGGGCGGCCCGCGTGGCCGCCCTCGGAGTTTCTTTCATGCCGAGAAAAACCAGCACTACCAAGGCGGAAGGCCAGGCAGCTCCCGCAGCTTCGATCGAATCCAAGCTGCCGCCGGAACAGCAGCAGGCCACCGCGCTGCAATACATCGAGGGACGGCTCGCTGGCGTCCAACTTCACGACGGTACCGTCGTCCCCCTGGCGGAACTGCCGGAAGCGGATCTGCGCAAGATCGCTATGGACATGGAGATCGACGAAGCCAATACGCTGTCCCTCGAGCAACTGGTGGTCGCCATCCAGGCCGAGCCGGTCTTGGTCGACAAAGGCGACGATCTGAGCGGCGCTGGCGGTGACGTGCTTCCGCACATCGCCTGTGAGGATGGCCGCTACCAGGTACTGCTCACCGACGGCTCCCTGGCAAGCCTGGAGGAGCTTTCCACTGACGACCTGGTCGCTCTGGCCTGCGCGTGCCTGCGCCTGGCCCCCGTCGGCCTGGCCGGCGCGCAGATCATCGGTATGGATCTCGCTGGCAACGAGAGTGTCCAGGTCCTGCATGGCAGCGCCGGTGGGTCCGATCGCTATGTCGTCCGTCGTGAGCAGCTGAGCCATAACGGCTTGTCGTACACCCATGGCGACTCCATCCAGTTCGACGATGACGAGCACGCTCTTCAGCTGCTTGCTATCGGCGCTATTGCCCCTGAGGTGCTGTGATGGACAACCAGCACCGCAAGATCGCCGGCTACCGAGAGCTTTCGCCTGAAGAAGTCGACCTGATGAACCGCATCAAGGCGAAGGGTGCCGAGTTGCTTGCCCTGCAGGCGGAGCTGGCCGGAAGGTTGAGCACCGACCTGGAGACCAAGCGTTCCAATGCCATTCGCTCGGTCGCCGGTAAGGAGTTCAACGGCACGCCCTACAACGAGCACACCGGTGCAACCGATGAATGCATCGAGTTCCGGCGCTTCCAGGCCTCGGAGCCGCTGCGTTGGGCGGCGCTGGGCAAGACGGACATCCAGACCGGCGTCATGGCGCTGGTCCGTGCTGTCGCACAGCCAGGGGGCTGCTGAGGTGACGACGATGTACATCACCTTGTCGGAGCTGGCCGATCGCCCGGGCCCCGAGGAGTTATCGCAAGCCGCAACGCCTCGGCGCTTCCGTGCGGTCGACGCCGATCTTCTCGACGCCTTGCTGCGGGGCAACCCGGTCAGCGACTGGACGTCGGAAGAGGTCGAGATCGGCACCCAGGCCCTGGACGTGATCGTCAGCGCGGTCAATGACGCCCAGGCCTACATCGACGGCTTCCTGCAGCAGCGTGGCTATCTGCCGCTGCAGCAACGCTACGGCATCGTCACCGGCTGGGCCAGGGCGATCGCCCGTTACCTGCTGCACAAGGATCGCCTGAGCGGCGAGCAGAATGATCCGATCGTCCGCGACTACCGCGATGCGGTGAAGTTTCTGCAGCTCACCGCCGACGGCAAATTCAGCCTCGGCCAGGACGATCCTGTGGCCACACCATCGAATGGTGCGCCGCAGGTTACAACCTCTGGCCGCACCTTCAGCCTCGACAGCCTGAAGGACTTCTGACATGTCCAGCGCGCCGTTCGACCACAACCTGGTCATCGACAGACTGAAGGACCAGGTCCCGGAGCTGCAGGACGTCGGCGGTGCAGCCGACCTCGCTGCCGTCACCAAGATCCGCGACTTCAGGACGCCGAGCGCCTACGTGATCCTAGCCGTCGAGACTCCCATCCCGCGGCAGTCTGGTGCACCAGGTGCCGCCACTCGGCAGATGGTGCCGGTGAACTTCGGCGTGGTGGTTGCCGTGCGCAACTACCGCGACAACAAAGGCCAGGCCGCTGTGGACGATCTCCGCTCGGTCCTTGGTCGGGTGCGTGACGCCCTCATCGGCTGGGTGCCGCCCGGGATCACTGGCGCCCGTGACTGCCAGCTGGTGCAGGGCAAGGTCATCGACTACGACACCGACACCCTCGTTTGGACCGACCTCTATCAGACGCAACACTCCATCGGGAGAGCCTCATGACCACCCCCATCAAGAAATCCCAGGCCGCCCAGGCCGCCGATGAGCAGCAACTGGAGAAGGTGACGCTCATCGCTCCGCACAAACATGCTGGCGCGAAATACCAGGCAGGCGACGAGATCGAGGTCAACGCGATCGAGAAGTCGTTCCTGCTGCAGCACAAGAAGATCGCCGGCGCGAGCCAGGAAGCGGCCCCGGCCGCCAAGGAGTAACCCATGTCGAAGCTGTTTTCCTTCCAGGGCAAAGTCTTCGCCGGCGATCGTCTGGCGAACGGCACGCTCAGCCGCCCGGTGTGGGCAGGCAACGTACCGGCCATGAGCCTGAAGCTGTCCACCGACTCCACCAACAAGACCGAGTCCTTCTCCGGCAAGCGCCTGCAGTACGGTCGCCTGCAGAAAGGCACCACTGCGCAGCTGGACATCACCTTCGATGAGTGGCTGCCGAAGAACATCGCACTGGCCATCTGGGCGACTCAGGTCACCCTGGCTGCCGATACTGTCACCGCCGAGTCGCTGGAGGCCGACCTGGTGGCCGGCGACTACGTGAAGCTCGACGGCCAATTCATCTCCTCGCTGGTCCTGACCGACAGCGCCGGCACCCCGGCTACCCTGGTCGAAGGCACCAACTACCGCACCGAGTCGGTCAATGCGGGGCTCATCGAGCTGCTCGATGTCACCAGCCTGACGCAGCCGTTCAAGGCCGCCTATGCCACCGAGGCCGCCGATGCATACACGATGTTCACTGCGGCTCCGCCCGAGCGTTACATCCTCCTGGACGGCGTGAACACCGAGACCAACGAGTCGGTCATCGTCACGCTGTACCGCTGCAAGTTCGACCCGGTGAGTGACCTGGGCTTCATTAACGACGATTACGGCAACTTCCAGCTGTCCGGCAGCGTGCTGTATGACGAGCTGAACGCTGCCGATGCCGAGCTGGGTGGGTTCGGTCGGATCGTTCAGAAGTCGGCGAGCTAACCATGGGCAGAAGGGTCAAAGCTCCCGTCAAGTCCGCGCCAGCCGATCAGGTTGGTGCGGACGATCTCCAGGTGCTCCATCCGGAGCGTTCGCTCTCGATCGCCGGCCGAGAGATCACCGTTCGCGAATATGGATTCGTCGAAGGCCTCGGCCTGCGGCCGCTGATCCAGCCCTTCCTCGACGATCTATACGCGCTGGTCAACGGTCGAAAGGGCCTGCCACCGCTCGAAGAGATTCTGGGCGTGTTGGGCAAACATTCCGACCTGGTAGCGCAACTGATGGCCATCGCGGCCGATGTCGACCCGGAATGGATTCATCAGTTGCCTTCGCAACAGGGGAACACCCTGTTGTACGCCTGGTGGACCGTAAACGGCCCTTTCTTTGTCGGGGCGGTGGTGGATCGGATCAGGGGCGAGCTGGCCGCGGAAGCGCAAAGAAAAGCGCTCGCTGGGCCGACGTCTACGCAGCCCTCATCGTCGGAGGGTATGGAACCGCAGCCGCCATCGGTCGAATGACCGAGCGGCAGATCCTGCTGCTGTACGAGGCGGAGCTTCGGCGCAGGCGGATAGAGAGGATGGAAAACCTCCTCGATGCCAATGCGGCCTTTGCCGGTGGAAAGACGGCGGAAAGCCAACTTAAACAGCTCCAGCGCTGACGCCCTGGAGCTTTTTTTCGTCCCCCAAAAAGAACGGTTCACGCGCGCGCGTGACCATGCGGCACATCCCTTCCGATGTGACACGACATGGCCGGCAAAGAACTCGATCTCGCGCTGCGCATCCGCGCTGACCTCGCCGATGGGCAGAAGGCTCTCGAAGGCCTCGGGCAATCCGTTGTCGACGTCGGCGACTCCGCGCAGCAAACCAACACACGCCTGGCCGAGACCGGTCGTGCCGTCGACTCCCTGCAGGCTGACAGCGCTGCAGCGGCTACCGCTCTGGTGGCCATCGACAACGCTCTGCAGGGAGTTGCTCAAGGTGGCCAGCAGAGCGCGGCGCAGATCGAAGCTACTGCAGCTGCAATAGATGGTCTCGCCTCCGACGGAGCTCAAGCCGCGGCGGGCCTTTCTGCGGTAGAGAGCGCGCTCCAAGGTGTCGGCCAGAGTGGTCAGCAGAGCGCCGGTCAGGTCACCTCCGCCGCTCTCGCCGTCGACAACCTGGCAACCGACAGTGCCGAGGCAACTGCATCTCTTTCGACCGCTCAGGCTGCCCTGCAGGGTGTAGCCCAAGCCGGCCAGCAGAGCGCAGCCGAGATCGGTAGTGCTGCGGCTGCGGTTGACGAACTGGGCAGCAGCGGCACCTCCGCGGCGGCGGCGGTGTCGACCATTGAATCGGCTTTGCAGGCGACGACCACTGGCGCACAGGCAGCTGCAGCACAGCTCGACCAGATCCTCCAGGTGGTGGTGGACCAGGCGGCCGAGACCAGCCGTCAGCTTGCCACTGTAGGGGAGACTGCGGACCAGCAGGCAGAGCGCATCCGCGCGATGGTCGCCGCCAGCCTTGAGCAGCAGGCCGCAGTGGATGCTGCCGCCACCAGCAACGAGCAACTCAGCGCCTCGCTGGCCAACGTCAATGCAAACTGGCAGGAGAATGCTCGAGCGCAGACCGAAGCCGCCAACCTCTACCACAACACTGAGCGTGCGATCGCCCAGCAGGCCGAGGCAGAACGTCAGGCAGCAGAAGACGCCGCCGCGGCGACCGAGGCACTGCGCGCCCAGGAAGCCGAACTAGGAAAGCTGCTGGGCCAGATCGACCCGACGATCCGCGAGCTGGAGCGCCTGGACGACCTGGAGCAACGCCTGCGTGGGTTCCAGGGCAAGCTGCTCGATGCGGAGAGCTTCGACGAGTTCAACGCCAAACTGCGCGAGCAACGCCAGCG is a genomic window of Pseudomonas knackmussii B13 containing:
- a CDS encoding DUF7681 family protein; its protein translation is MDNQHRKIAGYRELSPEEVDLMNRIKAKGAELLALQAELAGRLSTDLETKRSNAIRSVAGKEFNGTPYNEHTGATDECIEFRRFQASEPLRWAALGKTDIQTGVMALVRAVAQPGGC
- a CDS encoding peptidase, encoding MNKPTATLPILPAGSHVALDGRPVEFTEAALREIAETYNPALHEAPLVIGHPKLNAPAYGWAKSLEVRDGMLYAEPHQVVPEFAEAANRKMYKKRSASVYLPTTPGNPVPGKHYLRHIGFLGAVPPAIKGIPDVALDFAEDDGALAVEFSESYAWSSVVDVLRRMRDWFVEREGADKADQLIPQWQLSSIEEDLRRAPSDQPLASFSEHSSERGDESAAASAAAAAEPAGAVTDVDGTASPAADAERATHQPQQDMTMPDEAALQERQRLLDEREQQLATREAEVAQQKAQEHRTEVTEFAEGLVAAGKLLPRQKAPVIELLVALPADTPLEFAEGDAQVSKPAGDVLRELLTALPKQVDFSEKSGGDAGLGFADASSIAARAQTYQAEQRAAGNHISATEAVGHITKGAK
- a CDS encoding DUF2190 family protein; its protein translation is MNIPGLTTAKRAVGAVAPRRICVHGASDGLAAQAADGTALLIGISTDIPANDGQSFDVYRSGLAPVEYGGNVTRGNPLTADSLGRAIAATIPPAATTYIIGFAEESGVLGDIGSALIAPAVLPVSA
- a CDS encoding DUF7210 family protein; this translates as MTTPIKKSQAAQAADEQQLEKVTLIAPHKHAGAKYQAGDEIEVNAIEKSFLLQHKKIAGASQEAAPAAKE
- a CDS encoding phage tail terminator protein → MSSAPFDHNLVIDRLKDQVPELQDVGGAADLAAVTKIRDFRTPSAYVILAVETPIPRQSGAPGAATRQMVPVNFGVVVAVRNYRDNKGQAAVDDLRSVLGRVRDALIGWVPPGITGARDCQLVQGKVIDYDTDTLVWTDLYQTQHSIGRAS
- a CDS encoding gp436 family protein, which codes for MYITLSELADRPGPEELSQAATPRRFRAVDADLLDALLRGNPVSDWTSEEVEIGTQALDVIVSAVNDAQAYIDGFLQQRGYLPLQQRYGIVTGWARAIARYLLHKDRLSGEQNDPIVRDYRDAVKFLQLTADGKFSLGQDDPVATPSNGAPQVTTSGRTFSLDSLKDF
- a CDS encoding phage virion morphogenesis protein, which produces MSGARIEFEFDHQQVTQALNAGAAALGEPEKILQDLIDPLIRIHQARFKAQQSPDGTPWQALSPRYLTSKRRNKDKILTSEGLLRNTLRGQVDGDSLLFGTDRPYGAIHQFGGKIERQERASTVYFKMDERTGAVGRKFVPKTKSNFAQDVKIGPYTIDMPARPWLGTSDADDGMLLQRVMSFLTAAIVN
- a CDS encoding DUF6631 family protein; the encoded protein is MGRRVKAPVKSAPADQVGADDLQVLHPERSLSIAGREITVREYGFVEGLGLRPLIQPFLDDLYALVNGRKGLPPLEEILGVLGKHSDLVAQLMAIAADVDPEWIHQLPSQQGNTLLYAWWTVNGPFFVGAVVDRIRGELAAEAQRKALAGPTSTQPSSSEGMEPQPPSVE
- a CDS encoding phage minor head protein encodes the protein MATAASYGSLAFKEQIAFFEAKNPSVNYATVRGAAHDQSFVSAGAHRADLVADLFAVVNQAIRDGLTLEEFRQDYYAVLDNYGWEPDGGRAWRAKVIYRTNLRTSYAAGRYAQLQAVKATRPYWGYHHSDAVEHPREQHLAWDGLKIHADNPWWKTHYPPSGFGCECYVTAYSLDEIHAMGKTGPDEPPAERMRNIFFRGETVQVPEGVDPGWDYAPGRAAFENQVQLTLEKTAPLPAVPAAKMNKQLLDEDSVETALQGSWSSWVDEVAAEPIVHGTARNVGTLSTETVAGMQQAGAEPQTALVSMDDVHLVPLVKAAQAEPPDNALSTVLTLAELVQLPQILAQPEAVLLDAVSSALIYVFDTGRDGGKVAMVVNYLLQGTSRSNLVQSGSVIGVEQLGQQLASGRLVLVEGTL